Proteins encoded by one window of Dreissena polymorpha isolate Duluth1 chromosome 11, UMN_Dpol_1.0, whole genome shotgun sequence:
- the LOC127851172 gene encoding putative nuclease HARBI1, which translates to MNERLDTYENLTNMEVVQRYRLDKNGIDRLNEEYVDRLSSRTLGQRNVSALEKILVTLRYFASGDFQINDGDIPKLSQPSVSRAVSQFTEMLANRETMPRHISFPINMHDVTRVKTDFQGIANFPNVVGVVDGTQVQIQASHVNEDAYVNRMGYHSIITQVIFNGQDSLSDLVARWPGSTHDSRILRESGVFQLFERGHVAGEHKYLLGDSGYPCKQWLLTPYLNPANAP; encoded by the exons ATGAATGAAAGACTCGATACCTATGAAAACCTCACAAACATGGAAGTTGTTCAACGATATCGTCTAGATAAGAATGGAATTGATCGGCTGAACGAGGAATACGTTGATCGCTTATCGTCAAGAACACTTGGCCAAAGAAATGTCTCTGCTTTAGAGAAAATACTTGTCACCCTACGCTATTTTGCGTCAGGTGACTTTCAAATTAATGACGGAGACATACCTAAATTGTCACAGCCATCCGTGTCAAGAGCTGTGTCACAATTCACAGAGATGCTGGCTAACAGGGAAACAATGCCAAGACACATTTCATTCCCAATTAACATGCATGATGTAACCAGGGTGAAGACGGACTTCCAAGGCATAGCCAACTTTCCCAATGTTGTTGGCGTGGTTGATGGCACGCAAGTCCAAATTCAAGCTTCGCATGTCAATGAGGATGCTTATGTAAACAGAATGGGATATCATTCCATCATTACCCAG GTGATATTCAATGGTCAAGACAGTCTAAGCGACTTAGTTGCGCGGTGGCCAGGGTCAACGCATGACAGCCGGATTCTGAGGGAGAGTGGGGTATTTCAATTGTTTGAGCGTGGGCATGTGGCTGGTGAGCACAAGTATCTGCTTGGGGACAGTGGCTATCCATGCAAGCAGTGGTTGCTTACTCCCTATTTAAACCCAGCCAATGCCCCATAG
- the LOC127851604 gene encoding uncharacterized protein LOC127851604 isoform X2, giving the protein MAEDCGLNGLSNHELLKHIFTEGITSQTKKKMWARVSDLYNVKASKTRSANKLEKKWLNLVAKHRIIYTDYVRDRALTGGCLQKNLDIVTEAIMNVIGIESPSIAGAAGVALDSSFSQLESLSAVAIPSHAQYLKVVAGPSQTVDYGSRCHCSCHGNDQLQEMSMEQLKRKKIILEIKLLAQRLQSQ; this is encoded by the exons ATGGCAGAAGATTGTGGATTAAACGGATTGAGCAACCATGAACTTCTTAAACACATATTTACTGAAG gAATAACAAGCCAAACAAAAAAGAAGATGTGGGCAAGAGTGTCAGACCTGTATAATGTCAAAGCAAGCAAGACGAGATCAGCTAACAAGCTTGAAAAAAAGTGGCTCAACCTAGTGGCCAAGCATCGCATTATCTACACGGATTACGTGAGAGACCGTGCACTGACTG GAGGTTGTTTGCAAAAAAATCTCGACATCGTGACAGAGGCGATCATGAACGTCATAGGCATTGAGTCGCCTTCAATCGCTGGTGCTGCAGGTGTGGCACTTGACTCCAGCTTCAGTCAGTTGGAGTCTTTATCAGCTGT AGCAATACCTTCCCATGCACAATACTTGAAAGTGGTTGCAGGGCCAAGTCAAACGGTGGATTATGGTAGCAG ATGTCATTGCAGCTGTCACGGAAATGACCAACTTCAGGAGATGTCTATGGAGCAACTGAAAAGAAAAAAGATCATTCTGGAAATTAAGCTGTTAGCGCAAAGGCTGCAGTCACAatga
- the LOC127851604 gene encoding uncharacterized protein LOC127851604 isoform X1 produces MAEDCGLNGLSNHELLKHIFTEGITSQTKKKMWARVSDLYNVKASKTRSANKLEKKWLNLVAKHRIIYTDYVRDRALTGGGCLQKNLDIVTEAIMNVIGIESPSIAGAAGVALDSSFSQLESLSAVAIPSHAQYLKVVAGPSQTVDYGSRCHCSCHGNDQLQEMSMEQLKRKKIILEIKLLAQRLQSQ; encoded by the exons ATGGCAGAAGATTGTGGATTAAACGGATTGAGCAACCATGAACTTCTTAAACACATATTTACTGAAG gAATAACAAGCCAAACAAAAAAGAAGATGTGGGCAAGAGTGTCAGACCTGTATAATGTCAAAGCAAGCAAGACGAGATCAGCTAACAAGCTTGAAAAAAAGTGGCTCAACCTAGTGGCCAAGCATCGCATTATCTACACGGATTACGTGAGAGACCGTGCACTGACTG GAGGAGGTTGTTTGCAAAAAAATCTCGACATCGTGACAGAGGCGATCATGAACGTCATAGGCATTGAGTCGCCTTCAATCGCTGGTGCTGCAGGTGTGGCACTTGACTCCAGCTTCAGTCAGTTGGAGTCTTTATCAGCTGT AGCAATACCTTCCCATGCACAATACTTGAAAGTGGTTGCAGGGCCAAGTCAAACGGTGGATTATGGTAGCAG ATGTCATTGCAGCTGTCACGGAAATGACCAACTTCAGGAGATGTCTATGGAGCAACTGAAAAGAAAAAAGATCATTCTGGAAATTAAGCTGTTAGCGCAAAGGCTGCAGTCACAatga